One window of the Salvia miltiorrhiza cultivar Shanhuang (shh) chromosome 6, IMPLAD_Smil_shh, whole genome shotgun sequence genome contains the following:
- the LOC130990035 gene encoding uncharacterized protein LOC130990035 encodes MFQVNNSYYQKGYYLTDDIYPNWPMFVKSPTHPTDEKSKRFKVMQEAARKDIERAFDVLQSRWAIIKGPARLWSKAELSDIMFTCIILHNMIVQDEGEHGTEWADEGNDDASSSYAAARPRTGAPLEFRQYVARQASMRDAEMHARLTLDLKEYIWSRFGPIKH; translated from the coding sequence ATGTTTCAAGTCAACAACTCTTACTATCAGAAGGGATACTACTTGACCGACGACATCTACCCCAATTGGCCTATGTTTGTGAAGAGTCCTACACATCCTACAGACGAGAAGAGCAAGAGATTCAAGGTGATGCAGGAAGCTGCTCGCAAGGATATTGAACGAGCATTCGATGTTCTTCAATCTCGGTGGGCTATCATAAAAGGACCAGCGCGTCTTTGGAGCAAGGCGGAGTTGAGTGATATCATGTTCACgtgcatcattttgcacaaTATGATCGTCCAAGACGAAGGTGAACATGGTACAGAATGGGCAGACGAGGGCAATGACGACGCTTCGAGTAGCTATGCCGCAGCTCGTCCACGCACAGGGGCTCCGCTGGAGTTTCGCCAATATGTGGCACGACAAGCATCCATGCGAGACGCGGAGATGCATGCTCGCCTCACTTTGGACTTGAAGGAGTACATTTGGTCTCGATTTGGTCCGATTAAGCActag
- the LOC130987786 gene encoding putative late blight resistance protein homolog R1B-16: protein MQIQSSMNNPRPSDCIIGIEEDLLKIKSELCGGSSQLRVIPIVGMGGIGKTTLARYAYHDPLSVHRFDLCVWLTISQRFQLREILVSALCSLNNVDEEAYERVHDELLKETVYKRLKGMRYLVVMDDMWDMNVWDDLRGIFPDDRNGSRIIVTTRELSVASYIDSLHPHQMQLMAVDQSWRLLKGRVFGNGDCPLEFEEIGQVIAQNCRGLPLAVVVIAGVLSCEANWEEIARNVSKFVHTSYEKFIEILSLSYEYLPGHLRPCFLYMGCFPEDYEINVSKLIRLWAAEGFLASNEAREMEELGYEYLEELVAKSLVLISKKGSDGKIRTVKIHDLLRGLCLRKCRDENFLCTVDEFSGTFPQGIEHSNRLSVFCNVSGSIEMVSAMHTVLLFKHWALDSWEEFRLLKVFDALSVTLGSSLVYISELIHLRYLGFTCEPETKLLTIVSYSLCELRDLQTLVVRILSRAETQFSSLDVKSLNKSCMEFQIWETPQLRHVVLLNGFLRDPPAGSLPCMENLHTLSRVKDFKCSERMLEMMPNLKKLGIAYSYRGTYETGWSGYELHNLVHLHRLEKLSLYAEPYPNLKDDLSRNIAFPVTLRKLSLSGCRLPWEAMRMIGVLPNLRVLKLRRRACFGTQWETREGEFCQLKVLLIDSTDLLEWITESSHFPRLERLTLYECDNLREIPCGFGDIPTLELIEVDIRNTTMVESAKCIEEEQESYGNEQLQVRFLKSRN from the coding sequence CATCGGGAAGACCACTCTTGCTAGGTATGCTTACCACGACCCTTTGAGTGTTCATCGCTTTGATCTATGCGTTTGGTTAACAATATCTCAAAGGTTTCAATTAAGGGAAATTCTTGTTAGTGCCCTGTGTTCACTCAATAATGTGGATGAGGAAGCATATGAGCGTGTGCACGATGAGTTATTGAAAGAAACTGTATATAAACGCTTGAAAGGGATGAGATATCTCGTTGTAATGGATGATATGTGGGATATGAATGTGTGGGATGATCTACGGGGGATCTTTCCCGATGATCGGAATGGGAGTCGGATTATAGTAACTACGAGGGAGTTGAGCGTAGCTTCTTACATCGACTCTTTACATCCTCATCAAATGCAGTTGATGGCTGTGGATCAAAGCTGGAGGTTGCTTAAGGGGAGGGTGTTTGGAAATGGAGATTGCCCTCTCGAATTTGAGGAAATTGGACAAGTTATTGCACAGAACTGTCGAGGGCTTCCACTTGCAGTTGTTGTAATAGCTGGAGTTCTCTCTTGTGAGGCCAATTGGGAAGAGATTGCTAGAAATGTATCTAAATTTGTTCACACAAGTTATGAAAAATTTATTGAGATATTGTCGTTGAGTTATGAGTACTTGCCTGGTCATCTAAGGCCTTGCTTTCTGTACATGGGGTGTTTCCCAGAAGATTATGAGATCAATGTGTCGAAACTGATCAGGTTATGGGCGGCGGAGGGGTTTCTGGCATCAAATGAAGCAAGAGAGATGGAGGAGTTGGGATATGAGTATTTGGAAGAGTTAGTAGCAAAAAGTCTTGTCTTGATCAGTAAGAAAGGATCTGATGGCAAGATCAGGACAGTGAAGATCCATGATCTCTTGAGAGGCCTCTGTTTAAGGAAATGTCGAGATGAGAATTTTCTGTGCACCGTTGATGAGTTCTCCGGCACCTTTCCTCAAGGCATTGAGCATTCAAACCGCCTAAGTGTGTTTTGTAATGTCTCCGGTAGCATTGAGATGGTTTCAGCTATGCATACCGTCCTTCTTTTCAAGCATTGGGCGTTGGATTCTTGGGAAGAATTTAGACTTCTTAAGGTGTTCGATGCATTAAGTGTGACACTTGGATCATCTCTTGTGTATATCAGTGAGCTAATTCATTTGAGATACCTTGGTTTTACATGTGAACCTGAGACGAAGCTGCTGACGATTGTATCGTATTCCTTGTGCGAGCTTCGCGATCTTCAGaccttagttgtgaggattctGAGTAGAGCTGAGACCCAATTTTCAAGTTTAGATGTTAAATCCTTAAATAAGTCGTGTATGGAATTTCAAATTTGGGAAACGCCACAGTTGAGGCACGTTGTGCTGTTGAATGGTTTCTTGCGCGACCCGCCTGCAGGGAGCTTGCCGTGTATGGAAAACCTGCATACACTCTCGCGTGTAAAGGATTTCAAGTGCTCGGAGAGGATGTTGGAAATGATGCCAAACTTGAAGAAGTTGGGAATCGCTTACTCGTACAGAGGCACGTACGAGACGGGATGGTCAGGATATGAACTGCACAATCTTGTTCATCTTCATAGGCTTGAGAAGCTGAGTTTGTATGCAGAGCCGTATCCGAATTTGAAGGATGATCTGTCTCGGAACATTGCTTTCCCAGTAACATTGAGGAAGCTGAGCTTGAGTGGCTGCAGACTTCCATGGGAGGCTATGAGGATGATCGGAGTGCTGCCTAATCTTCGAGTGCTCAAACTGAGACGACGAGCCTGCTTTGGAACGCAATGGGAAACGAGGGAAGGGGAATTCTGTCAACTGAAAGTGCTACTAATTGACAGCACTGATCTGCTTGAATGGATAACAGAGAGCTCTCATTTTCCCAGGCTCGAGCGGTTAACTCTGTACGAATGCGATAATCTGAGGGAGATTCCATGTGGTTTTGGAGATATACCGACGCTTGAGCTGATTGAAGTTGACATCAGGAACACAACGATGGTGGAATCTGCAAAATGTattgaagaagaacaagaaAGCTATGGCAATGAACAATTGCAGGTTCGTTTCCTTAAGTCACGTAACTGA